From Chloroflexota bacterium, the proteins below share one genomic window:
- the surE gene encoding 5'/3'-nucleotidase SurE, producing MNRILLTNDDGLNSPGLIALKQAIETVGEVLVFTPDHNWSAAGHGKTMHKPLRIQEAKLADGSPAFTTNGGPADCVALAVLGAFPHQPDLVISGINLGSNVAQDMTYSGTVAAALEALISGIPAIAISLAMRDGTVADFNCAARFAAVLARKVLASGRKDLLLNVNVPAIPCHEIAGVEITRLGRRIYRDVLIERQDPRGNTYYWIGGEPPTGVIEEGTDIATLAANKISVTPLQLDLTAHHLLSELRDWQLRFE from the coding sequence ATGAATCGGATCCTTTTGACCAATGATGATGGACTAAATTCACCAGGCTTGATTGCTCTCAAGCAAGCAATCGAGACCGTCGGTGAGGTCCTGGTTTTCACTCCCGATCACAACTGGTCTGCTGCTGGTCACGGGAAGACGATGCACAAGCCATTGCGTATTCAGGAAGCCAAACTGGCAGACGGTAGCCCGGCTTTTACCACAAATGGTGGGCCTGCTGATTGCGTGGCATTAGCGGTACTAGGCGCATTTCCTCATCAGCCTGATCTGGTCATCTCTGGAATCAATCTGGGCTCGAATGTGGCACAGGACATGACCTATTCAGGCACGGTGGCAGCCGCGTTGGAAGCCCTCATCTCGGGTATTCCTGCCATAGCGATTTCGTTAGCCATGCGTGATGGCACAGTGGCAGACTTTAATTGTGCTGCGCGTTTTGCTGCCGTGTTGGCACGCAAGGTATTGGCGAGCGGACGCAAGGACCTGCTCCTGAATGTGAATGTACCTGCTATACCATGCCATGAAATCGCTGGAGTGGAAATCACCCGCCTGGGACGGCGTATCTACCGGGATGTCCTGATCGAGAGGCAGGATCCACGAGGTAATACTTATTACTGGATTGGCGGAGAGCCTCCAACAGGTGTGATTGAAGAGGGGACGGATATCGCCACACTTGCGGCGAATAAAATATCGGTAACTCCTCTCCAGCTAGATCTAACTGCGCATCATTTGCTGAGCGAACTGCGCGACTGGCAATTACGTTTCGAATGA